One genomic segment of Arthrobacter sp. zg-Y1110 includes these proteins:
- a CDS encoding DUF2975 domain-containing protein: MGKATILALRIVLVLVFLGTLFVQAVLVPLFGVDLAEAGAEAVRVPVLVIVVLGVLAFQVCLVCVWRLLTMVRRGTVFSSAAFRYVDVVIGALSAAALLLFALGAVLAPGEEAAPGTVLLIGGMGVTVAAGALLVLVMRALLASAVDTAAEASHLRAELGGVI; this comes from the coding sequence ATGGGAAAAGCAACCATCCTGGCGTTGCGGATCGTGCTGGTGCTGGTGTTCCTCGGCACCCTGTTTGTGCAGGCCGTGCTGGTGCCGCTGTTCGGCGTCGATCTGGCCGAGGCGGGAGCCGAAGCCGTCCGTGTGCCGGTCCTGGTGATTGTGGTGCTGGGGGTCCTCGCCTTCCAGGTCTGCCTGGTCTGCGTCTGGCGCCTGCTGACCATGGTCCGGCGGGGAACAGTGTTTTCCTCTGCGGCCTTCCGTTACGTGGATGTGGTGATTGGTGCGCTGTCGGCAGCAGCGCTACTGCTCTTTGCCCTGGGGGCCGTGCTGGCACCGGGAGAAGAGGCGGCCCCCGGCACCGTCCTGCTGATTGGCGGTATGGGGGTGACCGTGGCGGCCGGCGCCCTGCTGGTGCTGGTGATGCGGGCGCTGCTGGCCTCCGCCGTCGATACCGCGGCGGAAGCCAGCCACCTGCGCGCCGAACTCGGCGGGGTGATCTGA
- a CDS encoding TetR family transcriptional regulator, with translation MRARAFDVVVRQGYENVTVGDIAAEVGVSVRTLHRYFPAKADIVWGAVDSAFEALKQGFDQAGEDLPLIDLIIAAVTAAFGEPDEHSVLSRRRMRLIVTIRELQSSQSEMYQLWHGQLVEIIARRLGEPGDALQPRVLASAVQAVIMEALAFWAFQDDADTPSAVVAKALRAFELLNSAAARD, from the coding sequence TTGCGTGCACGGGCATTCGACGTCGTCGTCCGTCAGGGTTACGAAAATGTCACCGTTGGCGACATCGCGGCGGAGGTAGGAGTAAGCGTCCGTACCCTTCATCGATACTTCCCTGCCAAGGCGGACATTGTCTGGGGAGCCGTTGACTCTGCTTTTGAGGCGTTGAAGCAGGGGTTCGATCAGGCGGGAGAGGACCTTCCCCTCATCGACCTCATCATCGCCGCCGTGACGGCGGCGTTTGGGGAACCCGATGAACATTCCGTGCTCAGCCGCCGCCGCATGCGGCTGATCGTGACCATCCGCGAACTGCAGTCCAGCCAGTCGGAGATGTACCAGTTGTGGCACGGTCAACTGGTAGAGATCATCGCCAGGCGACTGGGCGAACCCGGCGACGCGCTGCAGCCGAGGGTGCTGGCCTCTGCAGTGCAGGCAGTGATCATGGAAGCCCTCGCGTTCTGGGCATTCCAGGATGATGCAGACACGCCTTCGGCGGTTGTAGCCAAGGCACTGCGGGCGTTCGAGCTGTTGAATTCGGCGGCGGCGCGGGACTAG
- a CDS encoding YafY family protein, whose protein sequence is MKRAERLHALSEMLRRNGSRGCSAERLAREFGVSVRTVKRDLAALGNSGAPVWSRPGPGGGYGLAVGASLPPVSLTPAQAVALLAAVSAAPDAPYADLAAAGIQKILDVLDPGTRARADELAGRVWINAVPPSSRTIRSALEEAMAEQRVIRIRYAAKDGTTTTRDVEPVLFASTNGQWYLVGWCRLRNAMRWFTVSRIERASVTKTACGSHTVHEVGEPPANARPVHGRGD, encoded by the coding sequence GTGAAGCGAGCAGAACGGCTCCATGCCCTGTCCGAGATGCTGCGCCGCAACGGGTCGCGGGGGTGCTCCGCCGAGCGGCTGGCCAGAGAGTTCGGCGTGTCCGTGCGCACAGTCAAGCGAGACCTCGCTGCGCTCGGGAACAGCGGCGCGCCCGTATGGTCGCGCCCGGGTCCGGGCGGTGGCTACGGATTGGCCGTAGGCGCGTCCCTGCCGCCCGTCAGCCTGACCCCGGCGCAGGCCGTGGCGCTCCTGGCGGCCGTGTCCGCTGCACCCGATGCCCCCTACGCCGATCTGGCAGCCGCCGGGATCCAGAAGATCCTGGACGTCCTCGATCCCGGAACCCGGGCAAGAGCCGACGAGCTGGCCGGCCGCGTCTGGATCAACGCGGTTCCTCCTTCTTCGCGCACAATCAGGTCGGCACTGGAGGAGGCGATGGCCGAGCAGCGGGTAATCCGCATTCGCTACGCAGCGAAAGACGGGACCACGACCACCCGCGACGTCGAACCCGTGCTGTTCGCCTCCACGAACGGCCAGTGGTACCTCGTTGGGTGGTGCCGACTACGCAACGCAATGCGATGGTTCACCGTGTCGCGCATCGAGCGGGCCAGCGTAACCAAGACGGCTTGCGGCAGCCATACCGTCCACGAGGTCGGAGAACCTCCGGCGAACGCCAGGCCGGTGCACGGCCGGGGCGACTGA
- a CDS encoding FAD-binding protein, which yields MPEVQQFDVIVVGYGDAGAAAAIEAADNGARVLVLDRSYGGGASALSGGVVYAGGGTRQQREAGYEDTVENLYNYLRQEAGNSVDDSTLRRFCAQSPGTITWLEQQGAVFGSSVPSYKTSYPTDQHYLYFSGNEKAYPYNLTAEPAPRGHRAVAKGLASGKVLWSALAAAARRKGVVFVPLAQVSDLIVEDGSVVGVRYRVLGQDHANAAEHARLTRLTGKLGNWAPGLVKGPVAKIKSLWESGAEEKEARASAVVLAAGGFIYNQEWVQRYAPEFTGISPLGTPADDGSGIQLGMHAGGATAKMGNVTAWRFLSPPSAFIEGVTVGLNGRRIKNEDLYGATHGNVLMREFGGKGWAVYDSVSWKKARGQVWSQTQIFQKLQVAFLLTVGHKKAGTLAELAMKIGVDASGLQQTVEAYNQGIASGAGDPAHKAPELSVPVGKAPFYAYNISVDASPFYPIPGLTLGGLVVDGESGLVKRQDGTLIPGLYAAGRNAVGVCSNSYVSGLSLADCIFSGRRAGQHAAARLKAARAEDAASGREDLQGGQILTDTADESMA from the coding sequence ATGCCCGAAGTGCAGCAGTTCGATGTGATCGTAGTGGGGTACGGAGATGCAGGTGCGGCAGCAGCCATTGAGGCAGCCGACAACGGAGCACGGGTGCTGGTGTTGGATCGGTCTTACGGCGGCGGAGCGAGCGCCCTGTCCGGAGGCGTCGTCTATGCAGGTGGCGGCACCCGGCAGCAACGCGAGGCCGGCTATGAAGACACCGTCGAGAACCTCTACAACTACCTGCGGCAGGAGGCGGGAAACAGCGTTGATGACTCAACGCTTCGCCGCTTCTGCGCCCAGAGCCCGGGGACAATCACCTGGCTGGAGCAGCAGGGAGCGGTCTTCGGAAGCAGCGTTCCGTCCTACAAGACGTCGTACCCCACTGACCAGCACTACCTGTATTTTTCCGGCAACGAGAAGGCCTATCCGTACAACCTCACTGCCGAACCCGCACCGCGTGGACACCGCGCCGTTGCCAAGGGGCTGGCTTCAGGCAAGGTGCTGTGGTCAGCCCTCGCTGCCGCCGCCCGGCGGAAGGGGGTGGTTTTTGTTCCATTGGCCCAAGTGAGTGACCTGATCGTGGAGGACGGAAGCGTGGTGGGGGTGCGGTATCGCGTACTCGGGCAGGACCATGCCAATGCGGCGGAACACGCACGGCTGACCCGGCTCACGGGGAAGCTGGGCAATTGGGCTCCCGGTCTGGTGAAAGGACCGGTGGCGAAGATCAAGAGCCTGTGGGAAAGCGGCGCCGAAGAGAAGGAAGCCCGCGCGTCAGCAGTGGTTCTGGCTGCTGGAGGCTTCATCTACAACCAGGAATGGGTCCAGCGTTATGCCCCGGAATTCACCGGGATTTCCCCGTTGGGGACACCGGCGGATGATGGTTCGGGAATCCAGCTCGGCATGCATGCGGGCGGAGCCACGGCCAAGATGGGCAACGTGACGGCCTGGCGGTTCCTCTCCCCGCCGAGCGCCTTCATAGAAGGAGTTACCGTGGGGCTGAACGGCCGCCGGATCAAGAACGAGGATCTCTACGGGGCCACCCACGGCAACGTGCTGATGCGGGAGTTCGGCGGCAAGGGCTGGGCCGTCTATGACTCGGTGAGTTGGAAGAAGGCGCGCGGCCAGGTCTGGTCCCAGACCCAGATTTTCCAAAAGCTACAGGTCGCCTTCCTTCTGACCGTTGGCCACAAGAAAGCGGGTACCCTCGCGGAGCTGGCGATGAAAATCGGTGTTGATGCCTCAGGTCTGCAGCAAACCGTAGAGGCCTACAACCAAGGTATTGCCAGCGGCGCCGGCGATCCCGCCCATAAAGCTCCTGAACTGTCCGTTCCCGTAGGCAAGGCTCCCTTCTATGCCTACAACATTTCCGTTGATGCCTCGCCGTTCTATCCGATTCCGGGCCTCACGCTGGGCGGACTGGTGGTGGACGGGGAGTCCGGGCTGGTGAAACGGCAGGACGGCACGCTTATCCCTGGCCTCTATGCCGCTGGCCGCAACGCTGTCGGCGTCTGTTCCAACAGTTACGTCAGCGGACTATCGCTCGCAGACTGCATTTTCAGCGGCCGCCGTGCCGGACAGCACGCTGCCGCGCGGCTAAAGGCCGCACGGGCAGAAGACGCGGCTTCCGGACGGGAAGACCTGCAAGGAGGCCAGATCCTCACGGACACGGCGGATGAATCGATGGCCTAG
- a CDS encoding helix-turn-helix transcriptional regulator: protein MPIIVDIDVMLAKRKMPVGVLAERIGITPANLAVLKNGRAKAVRFTTLASLCEVLDCQPGDLLRWEASETDGADDSGGFLDAVPRQPAG, encoded by the coding sequence ATGCCGATCATTGTGGACATCGACGTGATGCTGGCCAAGCGCAAAATGCCCGTCGGTGTGTTGGCCGAACGGATCGGCATCACCCCGGCGAACCTGGCCGTGCTGAAGAACGGCCGCGCCAAGGCGGTGCGGTTCACCACCCTGGCGTCGTTGTGCGAGGTCCTGGACTGCCAGCCCGGTGACCTGCTGCGCTGGGAGGCCAGTGAAACGGACGGGGCCGACGACAGCGGCGGGTTCCTCGACGCCGTGCCCCGCCAACCAGCAGGCTAG